From Micromonospora carbonacea:
AGGCGCTCGACGACGTCGGCGTGCCGGTCTACGGAGCGGTGCGCCGCCACGAGCTGCCCCCGGTGCTGCCGCCCCGGCGGCACGGCCTGGCCCCGGTGGTCGGCCGCGACGCCGACGCGCTGCGGGCGGTCCGCCGGCTCGGCGAGGCGGTGGCCGCCACGCTCGACCTGGACCGGCTGCTGACGCTGGCCAGGTCGGCCCCGCCGGTGCCGGGCGAGCCCTGGTCGCCGGAGCCGGCCGAGCCGGCGGACCCGTCGGGGCCCGTGCCGGCCGGCGCGTCCCCGGTGATCGCGGTGGCCGGCGGGCCGGGCGGCGACTACGGCCCCGCCGAGACGACCGAGCTGCTGCGGGCGGCCGGCGCGGAGGTGGTCCGCTTCGATCCGCTGCGCGACGAGGCGCTGCCCGCCGGGGCGGCCGCGCTGGTCGTCGGCGGCGGCCTCCCCGAGTCGTACGCGGAGCAGCTCTCCGCCAACCGCCGGCTCTGCATCGCGGTGGCGGAGCTGGCCCGGACGGGGCGGCCGGTGCTCGCCGAGGGCGCCGGCGTGCTCTGGCTGGCCCGGGAGCTGGACGGGCTGCCGATGTGCGGCGTGCTCGACACGGTGGGCGTCAGCCGCGAGGGCGTGGTGGTCGGCTACCGGTCGGCGACCGCCCGCACCGACAGCGTGCTCGCCCCGGCCGGCGCGACGGTGGTCGGCTACAAGGAACACCGGGCGGTGCTCACCCCC
This genomic window contains:
- a CDS encoding cobyrinate a,c-diamide synthase, which translates into the protein MTVVPRLVLSAPSSGHGTSAVALGLLAAFAERGLDVAGFKVGPDQVDAGYLGLAAGRPGRTLDARLVGPDRVPALFGHGAAGAGLAVVQGTMGLYDSVAGQSETESTAAVAIALRSPVVLVVDVAAMGQSVAALVHGFRAYDDQLWLGGVILNRVASPRHEAMLREALDDVGVPVYGAVRRHELPPVLPPRRHGLAPVVGRDADALRAVRRLGEAVAATLDLDRLLTLARSAPPVPGEPWSPEPAEPADPSGPVPAGASPVIAVAGGPGGDYGPAETTELLRAAGAEVVRFDPLRDEALPAGAAALVVGGGLPESYAEQLSANRRLCIAVAELARTGRPVLAEGAGVLWLARELDGLPMCGVLDTVGVSREGVVVGYRSATARTDSVLAPAGATVVGYKEHRAVLTPRAGQSPAWSWDGGAPEGFVWQGVHASQLMVHWAGQPGVGARVVAAARAAAVLGAPA